One window of the Roseovarius sp. THAF9 genome contains the following:
- a CDS encoding TldD/PmbA family protein: protein MPVTPENLTEALLAAAHKAGADAADTVAVERRSQSIGVRAGTLEQAERSERVEVGLRVFVGQRQACVGASDTREETLVMLAERAVAMAREAPQDPFAGLAEPDQLAQSWDVAALELHDPGSEPAAPDMQEAALALEAAAMAVDGVTQVQASADHEVEHMHMAATNGFSGGFTSSARSLSAVAIAGQGTGMQRDYDADTRVFAADLRTPEEIGTRAGERAAAMLDAKKPYTGSYPVLYDERVAASLIGHLLAAINGGAVSRGASWLMNRMGEPVLPDALSLTDDPLRPRALGSQPFDAEGLPVAKRALVENGVLKSWILDLATGRKLGLPSTGHARRAPSSVPSPLSTNVALTQGDKSREELMAEMGTGLLVTSMIGSTINPNTGDYSRGASGFWIEKGEIAFPVNECTIAGSLPEMLRGIIPANDARPWKSRVVPSLLVEGLTLAGN from the coding sequence AGATACGGTGGCCGTCGAGCGGCGATCCCAGAGCATCGGTGTCCGGGCCGGAACCTTGGAACAGGCGGAGCGATCGGAACGCGTCGAGGTCGGCTTGCGTGTCTTCGTGGGGCAGCGTCAGGCCTGCGTCGGCGCGTCGGACACACGGGAAGAAACCCTCGTGATGTTGGCCGAACGCGCGGTGGCCATGGCCCGCGAGGCGCCCCAGGATCCGTTCGCCGGGCTGGCGGAGCCGGACCAGCTGGCGCAGAGCTGGGATGTCGCGGCGCTGGAATTGCACGACCCCGGTTCAGAACCGGCAGCGCCCGACATGCAGGAGGCCGCGTTGGCGCTGGAGGCTGCTGCGATGGCCGTGGATGGCGTGACCCAGGTTCAGGCGTCGGCCGATCACGAGGTCGAGCATATGCACATGGCGGCGACCAACGGCTTTTCCGGCGGGTTCACCAGCAGCGCTCGCAGCCTGAGCGCAGTTGCGATTGCCGGGCAGGGCACGGGGATGCAGCGTGACTATGATGCGGATACGCGCGTATTCGCCGCCGACCTGCGCACACCGGAGGAGATCGGGACGCGGGCAGGGGAACGTGCCGCTGCGATGCTGGACGCGAAGAAGCCTTATACCGGGTCCTATCCGGTGCTGTACGACGAGCGCGTGGCCGCGAGCCTGATCGGGCATCTGCTGGCCGCGATCAACGGTGGTGCGGTGTCGCGCGGGGCGTCGTGGCTGATGAACCGGATGGGCGAGCCCGTGCTGCCTGACGCGCTGTCGCTGACCGACGATCCGCTGCGCCCGCGCGCGCTTGGCTCGCAGCCTTTCGATGCCGAAGGGTTGCCGGTGGCAAAGCGGGCGCTGGTCGAGAACGGGGTGCTGAAGTCGTGGATTCTGGACCTGGCCACGGGGCGCAAGCTGGGGCTGCCGTCGACGGGTCATGCGCGGCGGGCGCCATCCTCGGTGCCGTCGCCTCTGTCGACCAACGTGGCGCTGACGCAGGGCGACAAGAGCCGTGAAGAACTGATGGCGGAGATGGGAACGGGCCTGTTGGTGACGTCCATGATCGGCTCGACGATCAATCCCAATACGGGTGATTATTCCCGCGGGGCGTCCGGGTTCTGGATCGAGAAGGGCGAGATCGCGTTCCCGGTGAACGAATGCACCATCGCGGGCAGCCTGCCGGAGATGCTGCGCGGGATCATTCCGGCCAATGACGCGCGGCCCTGGAAATCGCGCGTGGTGCCGTCGCTGCTGGTCGAAGGGCTGACCCTTGCCGGCAACTGA
- a CDS encoding 3'(2'),5'-bisphosphate nucleotidase CysQ: MPATELDLLISAARAAGEVACRYTGPEARVWDKPGGAGPVTEADLAVNEVLAEHLRGARPEYGWLSEESADTPERLSRDRVFIIDPIDGTRSFIEGTRTWAHALAVVERGAVVAGVVYLPMRDMMYAAAAGQGATLNGKRLKVSDAGALNGSSMLAAKPNFDARHWRAGRPPEMDRGFRPSLAYRLALVAEGRFDAMMTLRGAWEWDIAAGDLILREAGAVTSDREGKPLRFNNPMPKLDGVLAANPVVHGALLEALAPGAAI; the protein is encoded by the coding sequence TTGCCGGCAACTGAGCTGGATCTTCTGATTTCTGCGGCACGGGCGGCGGGCGAGGTCGCCTGCCGCTATACCGGTCCCGAGGCGCGGGTCTGGGACAAGCCGGGCGGCGCGGGGCCGGTCACCGAGGCCGACCTGGCGGTGAACGAGGTGCTGGCCGAGCATCTGCGCGGCGCACGGCCCGAGTATGGCTGGCTGTCGGAGGAAAGCGCCGACACGCCCGAGCGGCTGTCGCGTGACCGGGTGTTCATCATCGACCCCATCGACGGCACGCGCAGCTTCATCGAGGGCACGCGGACCTGGGCCCACGCGCTGGCCGTCGTCGAGCGGGGCGCGGTGGTGGCGGGCGTGGTCTATTTGCCGATGCGGGACATGATGTATGCCGCCGCGGCCGGGCAGGGGGCGACGCTGAACGGCAAGCGCCTGAAAGTCAGCGATGCCGGGGCGCTGAACGGAAGCAGCATGTTGGCGGCGAAACCGAATTTCGACGCGCGGCACTGGCGGGCCGGGCGTCCGCCCGAGATGGACCGGGGGTTCCGCCCGTCGCTGGCGTATCGGCTGGCGCTGGTGGCCGAGGGGCGGTTCGACGCGATGATGACCCTGCGCGGCGCGTGGGAGTGGGACATCGCGGCGGGTGACTTGATCTTGCGCGAAGCCGGCGCGGTGACTTCGGACCGGGAAGGAAAGCCTCTGCGGTTCAACAACCCGATGCCGAAGCTCGACGGGGTTCTGGCCGCGAATCCGGTGGTGCATGGCGCGCTTCTGGAGGCGCTGGCGCCCGGGGCTGCGATCTGA
- a CDS encoding DMT family transporter yields MTRSENLTGALLMMASMACFTFNDTAMKAMAGDVPLFQLLLLRGMITTVLVACIAWRMGALKASLPRRDWGLMALRTAAEVGAAYFFLTALFNMPLANVTAILQALPLTITLAAALFLREPVGWRRMVAILVGFAGVLLIVRPGTDDFNFYAVYALLAVGCVTVRDLSTRRLSKDTPSMFVTLLTSIATMTIFGLLSLGVDWAPMGMREAGLVGTASLFIIGGYLFSIMVMRVGEISFVAPFRYTGLLWAMLLGFVVFGEWPATLTLLGAAIVVGSGLFTLYRESQLGRKRPLAQPPRRH; encoded by the coding sequence ATGACACGTTCCGAAAACCTGACCGGCGCCTTGCTGATGATGGCGTCGATGGCGTGCTTCACGTTCAACGACACCGCGATGAAGGCGATGGCGGGGGACGTGCCGCTGTTCCAGTTGCTGTTGTTGCGCGGGATGATCACGACCGTGCTGGTGGCCTGTATCGCGTGGCGCATGGGCGCGTTGAAGGCGAGCCTGCCGCGCCGGGACTGGGGGTTGATGGCGTTGCGTACGGCCGCCGAGGTCGGCGCGGCCTATTTCTTTCTGACGGCGCTGTTCAACATGCCGCTGGCCAACGTGACGGCGATATTGCAGGCCCTGCCGCTGACCATCACGCTGGCCGCTGCACTGTTCCTGCGCGAGCCGGTGGGGTGGCGGCGGATGGTGGCGATCCTTGTGGGCTTTGCCGGTGTGCTGCTGATCGTGCGACCCGGGACGGATGACTTCAATTTCTATGCGGTTTACGCGCTGCTGGCGGTGGGCTGTGTCACCGTGCGGGACTTGTCGACGCGGCGGTTGTCGAAGGACACGCCGTCGATGTTCGTCACGCTGCTGACATCCATCGCAACGATGACGATTTTCGGGCTTTTGAGCCTTGGCGTCGACTGGGCGCCGATGGGGATGCGGGAGGCCGGTCTCGTCGGAACCGCCTCTTTGTTCATCATCGGCGGGTATCTGTTTTCGATCATGGTGATGCGGGTGGGCGAGATCAGTTTCGTCGCCCCCTTCCGCTATACCGGGCTGTTATGGGCGATGCTGCTGGGCTTCGTGGTATTCGGGGAATGGCCCGCGACGCTGACCCTGCTGGGGGCTGCAATCGTGGTGGGCAGCGGGCTGTTCACCCTTTACCGCGAGTCGCAGCTGGGACGGAAAAGGCCGCTTGCACAGCCGCCTCGTCGACATTGA
- a CDS encoding glycosyltransferase gives MRAIGICRFSYPALGGFKRMHDTVEEREAYLYAPERMELRFRHFEALTLPSIAGQKDKRFTFIVLTGERMPKPWWDRLNDICAPVEQIKIVTAEPMKHRTAMQLAIQHELAAGDDDESLQFRLDDDDAVGTNFIRGIRRTARLAGKLRAGWQNMVIEYSRGYSVKLTPDGILAHDIQGQFLACGLAVLFRPGDPKTVMNYGHHKLHHSMPTLIEPETHMYLRALHDDNDSHARTSTKGLAPLTDDQRAFFKARFNVDEAAVQAAFSVPAATRGKG, from the coding sequence ATGCGCGCAATCGGTATATGCCGCTTTTCCTATCCCGCGCTCGGCGGCTTCAAACGCATGCACGACACCGTCGAGGAGCGCGAGGCCTATCTCTATGCGCCCGAGCGGATGGAGCTGCGCTTTCGCCACTTCGAGGCGCTCACCCTGCCCTCTATTGCAGGGCAGAAGGACAAGCGCTTTACCTTCATCGTCCTGACCGGAGAGCGGATGCCCAAGCCCTGGTGGGACCGGCTCAACGACATCTGCGCCCCGGTCGAGCAGATCAAGATCGTCACCGCCGAGCCGATGAAACACCGCACCGCGATGCAGTTGGCCATTCAGCACGAGCTTGCCGCGGGCGACGACGACGAGTCCCTGCAGTTTCGCCTCGATGACGACGACGCCGTGGGCACCAACTTCATCCGCGGCATTCGCCGCACCGCCCGGCTGGCCGGCAAGCTACGTGCCGGGTGGCAGAATATGGTGATCGAATATTCCCGCGGTTATTCCGTCAAGCTGACCCCCGACGGCATCCTCGCCCACGACATCCAGGGCCAGTTCCTGGCCTGCGGTCTGGCCGTGCTCTTCCGCCCCGGCGACCCCAAGACGGTGATGAATTACGGCCATCACAAGCTGCACCATTCCATGCCGACCCTGATTGAGCCCGAGACCCACATGTACCTGCGCGCCCTTCATGACGACAACGACAGCCACGCGCGGACCAGCACCAAGGGGCTGGCGCCCCTGACTGACGATCAGCGCGCCTTTTTCAAGGCCCGCTTCAATGTCGACGAGGCGGCTGTGCAAGCGGCCTTTTCCGTCCCAGCTGCGACTCGCGGTAAAGGGTGA
- the rpsL gene encoding 30S ribosomal protein S12 has product MPTIQQLIRKPRQPKTRSQKSMHLQGCPQKRGVCTRVYTTTPKKPNSAMRKVAKVRLTNGFEVISYIPGESHNLQEHSVVLIRGGRVKDLPGVRYHILRGVLDTQGVKDRKQRRSKYGAKRPK; this is encoded by the coding sequence ATGCCAACGATCCAACAGCTGATCCGCAAGCCGCGGCAGCCGAAAACAAGAAGCCAGAAGTCGATGCACCTGCAAGGGTGCCCGCAGAAGCGCGGCGTGTGCACGCGCGTCTACACCACCACGCCCAAGAAGCCGAACTCGGCCATGCGGAAGGTTGCCAAGGTGCGCCTGACCAATGGTTTCGAGGTCATCAGCTATATCCCCGGCGAAAGCCACAACCTTCAGGAGCACTCGGTGGTCCTGATCCGTGGCGGCCGTGTGAAAGACCTTCCCGGTGTGCGTTACCACATCCTGCGCGGTGTCCTGGATACCCAAGGCGTCAAGGACCGCAAGCAGCGTCGTTCGAAATACGGCGCCAAGCGTCCCAAGTAA
- the rpsG gene encoding 30S ribosomal protein S7, producing MSRRHAAEKREILPDAKYGDRVLTKFMNNLMIDGKKSVAEKIVYNALDRVEDKVKRAPVEIFHEALDNIKPSVEVRSRRVGGATYQVPVEVRPERREALAIRWLITACRGRNENTMEERLAGELLDAVNSRGTAVKKREDTHKMAEANKAFSHYRW from the coding sequence ATGTCTCGTCGTCACGCCGCTGAAAAACGTGAAATCCTGCCCGACGCCAAGTATGGCGACCGGGTTCTGACCAAGTTCATGAACAACCTGATGATCGACGGCAAGAAGTCGGTTGCGGAGAAAATCGTCTACAACGCGCTCGATCGCGTCGAAGACAAGGTCAAACGCGCGCCCGTGGAAATCTTCCACGAAGCGCTGGACAACATCAAACCGTCGGTCGAGGTCCGCTCGCGCCGTGTCGGTGGTGCCACCTACCAGGTTCCGGTCGAAGTTCGCCCCGAGCGCCGCGAGGCGCTGGCGATCCGCTGGCTGATCACCGCCTGCCGTGGCCGCAACGAGAACACGATGGAAGAGCGCCTGGCAGGCGAGCTTCTGGATGCCGTGAACTCGCGCGGGACCGCCGTCAAGAAACGTGAAGACACCCACAAGATGGCCGAGGCGAACAAAGCCTTCAGCCATTACCGCTGGTAA
- the fusA gene encoding elongation factor G, translating to MARDYPLERYRNFGIMAHIDAGKTTCSERILFYTGKSHNIGEVHDGAATMDWMEQEQERGITITSAATTTFWQWQEDPTKEGTDDTKFRMNIIDTPGHVDFTIEVERSLAVLDGAICVLDANAGVEPQTETVWRQADRYKVPRIVFVNKMDKIGADFFNCVEMIEDRTGAKAVPIAMPIGAENELEGIIDLVTMEEWTWKGEDLGASWTRQPIRDDLKQLADDWRAKLIENAVEMDDDAMMEYLEGNEPDIPTLRQLIRKGTLSLSFVPVLGGSAFKNKGVQPLLNAVVDYLPSPLDVVDYMGFAPDDETETRNIPRRADDSMPFSGLAFKIMNDPFVGSLTFTRIYSGVLNKGDTIQNSTKGKKERIGRMMMMHSNNREEIEEAFAGDIIALAGLKDTTTGDTLSDPKELVVLETMTFPDPVIEIAVEPKTKNDQEKMSQGLARLAAEDPSFRVETDMESGQTIMKGMGELHLDILVDRLKREFKVEANIGAPQVAYRETISHEIEHTYTHKKQSGGSGQFAEVKMIISPTEPGEGYSFESRIVGGAVPKEYIPGVEKGIESVMDSGPLAGFPVIDFKVALIDGKFHDVDSSVMAFEIAARMGMREGLRKAGAKLLEPVMKVEVISPEEYTGNVIGDLTSRRGQVSGQEPRGNAIAINANVPLANMFGYINTLRSMSSGRAQFTMQFSHYEPVPSNISEEIQAKYA from the coding sequence ATGGCACGCGATTATCCGCTCGAACGCTACCGCAACTTCGGCATCATGGCCCATATCGACGCAGGCAAGACCACCTGCTCGGAACGGATCCTGTTTTACACCGGCAAATCCCACAACATCGGTGAGGTGCACGATGGTGCGGCCACCATGGACTGGATGGAGCAGGAGCAGGAACGCGGGATCACCATCACGTCGGCCGCCACCACCACCTTCTGGCAGTGGCAGGAAGACCCGACGAAAGAGGGCACCGACGACACCAAGTTCCGGATGAACATCATCGACACGCCCGGCCACGTCGACTTCACCATCGAAGTCGAGCGTTCGCTGGCGGTGCTTGACGGCGCGATCTGCGTGCTGGACGCCAACGCGGGTGTCGAGCCCCAGACCGAGACCGTCTGGCGCCAGGCCGACCGCTACAAGGTGCCGCGCATCGTCTTCGTCAACAAGATGGACAAGATCGGTGCCGACTTCTTCAACTGTGTCGAGATGATCGAAGACCGCACCGGCGCGAAAGCCGTGCCGATCGCCATGCCGATCGGTGCCGAGAACGAGCTGGAAGGCATCATCGACCTGGTCACCATGGAAGAGTGGACCTGGAAAGGTGAAGACCTGGGCGCGTCCTGGACCCGCCAGCCCATTCGCGACGACCTCAAGCAGCTGGCCGACGACTGGCGCGCCAAGCTGATCGAGAACGCCGTCGAAATGGACGACGACGCGATGATGGAATACCTGGAAGGCAACGAGCCCGACATCCCGACGCTGCGGCAACTGATCCGCAAGGGCACGCTGTCGCTGAGCTTCGTTCCGGTTCTGGGCGGTTCGGCGTTCAAGAATAAGGGTGTGCAGCCTCTGCTCAACGCCGTTGTCGACTATCTGCCGAGCCCGCTCGACGTGGTCGACTACATGGGCTTTGCCCCCGATGACGAGACCGAGACTCGGAACATCCCGCGTCGCGCGGACGATTCCATGCCGTTCTCGGGCCTGGCGTTCAAGATCATGAACGACCCGTTCGTCGGCTCGCTGACCTTCACGCGCATCTATTCGGGCGTGCTGAACAAGGGCGACACGATCCAGAACTCGACCAAGGGCAAGAAAGAGCGCATCGGCCGAATGATGATGATGCACTCGAACAACCGTGAAGAGATCGAAGAGGCATTTGCCGGCGACATCATCGCGCTGGCCGGTCTGAAGGACACCACCACGGGTGACACGCTGAGCGATCCCAAGGAACTGGTGGTTCTGGAAACCATGACCTTCCCCGACCCAGTGATCGAGATCGCAGTCGAGCCCAAGACCAAGAACGACCAGGAAAAGATGAGCCAGGGCCTGGCCCGTCTGGCCGCCGAGGATCCGTCCTTCCGCGTCGAGACCGACATGGAGAGCGGTCAGACCATCATGAAGGGGATGGGCGAACTTCACCTCGACATCCTGGTTGATCGCCTGAAGCGCGAATTCAAGGTCGAAGCCAACATCGGTGCGCCGCAGGTGGCCTATCGCGAGACCATCAGCCACGAGATCGAACACACCTACACCCACAAGAAACAGTCGGGTGGTTCGGGTCAGTTCGCCGAGGTGAAGATGATCATCTCGCCAACCGAGCCGGGCGAAGGCTATTCGTTCGAAAGCCGCATCGTCGGTGGTGCCGTGCCGAAGGAATACATCCCCGGCGTCGAGAAGGGCATCGAGAGCGTGATGGATAGCGGCCCGCTGGCCGGCTTCCCGGTCATCGACTTCAAGGTCGCGCTGATCGACGGCAAGTTCCACGACGTGGACTCGTCCGTGATGGCCTTTGAAATCGCGGCACGGATGGGCATGCGCGAAGGTCTCCGCAAGGCCGGCGCGAAACTGCTGGAGCCGGTCATGAAGGTCGAAGTGATCTCGCCGGAGGAATACACCGGCAACGTGATCGGCGACCTGACCTCGCGTCGTGGGCAGGTTTCGGGACAGGAGCCGCGCGGCAACGCCATCGCGATCAACGCGAACGTGCCGCTGGCCAACATGTTCGGTTACATCAACACGCTGCGTTCGATGTCGTCGGGCCGTGCCCAGTTCACCATGCAGTTCTCACATTACGAGCCTGTGCCGTCGAACATCTCGGAAGAGATCCAGGCGAAATACGCGTGA
- the tuf gene encoding elongation factor Tu translates to MAKEKFDRSKPHVNIGTVGHVDHGKTTLTAAITKYFGDFRAYDQIDGAPEEKARGITISTAHVEYETENRHYAHVDCPGHADYVKNMITGAAQMDGAILVVNAADGPMPQTREHILLARQVGVPALVVFLNKVDQVDDEELLELVEMEVRELLSSYDFPGDDIPIIAGSALAAMEGNNPEIGEEKIRELMAAVDDYIPTPERAVDQPFLMPVEDVFSISGRGTVATGRIERGLIKVGEEMEIVGLNKNKKTTCTGVEMFRKLLDQGEAGDNVGLLLRGIERDAVERGQVLCKPGSVTPHTKFEAEAYILTKEEGGRHTPFFANYRPQFYFRTTDVTGTVTLPEGTEMVMPGDNLKFEVELIAPIAMEDGLRFAIREGGRTVGAGVVSKIVE, encoded by the coding sequence ATGGCAAAGGAAAAGTTTGACCGTTCGAAACCGCACGTGAACATCGGGACCGTTGGTCACGTTGACCACGGCAAGACGACGCTGACGGCGGCGATCACGAAGTATTTCGGTGACTTCCGCGCGTATGACCAGATCGACGGTGCGCCGGAAGAGAAAGCGCGCGGGATCACGATCTCGACCGCGCACGTGGAATACGAGACCGAGAACCGTCACTACGCGCACGTCGACTGCCCCGGCCACGCCGACTACGTCAAGAACATGATCACCGGCGCCGCCCAGATGGACGGCGCGATCCTGGTGGTGAACGCGGCCGACGGCCCGATGCCGCAGACCCGCGAGCACATCCTGCTGGCGCGCCAGGTGGGTGTTCCCGCGCTGGTAGTGTTCCTCAACAAGGTCGACCAGGTCGATGACGAGGAACTGCTGGAGCTGGTCGAGATGGAAGTGCGCGAGCTTCTGAGCTCGTACGACTTCCCGGGCGACGACATTCCGATCATCGCGGGCTCGGCGCTTGCGGCGATGGAAGGCAACAACCCCGAGATCGGCGAAGAGAAGATCCGCGAGCTGATGGCGGCGGTCGACGACTACATCCCTACCCCTGAGCGCGCCGTGGACCAGCCGTTCCTGATGCCGGTCGAGGACGTGTTCTCGATCTCTGGCCGCGGCACGGTTGCCACGGGCCGGATCGAGCGTGGCCTGATCAAGGTCGGCGAAGAGATGGAGATCGTGGGCCTGAACAAGAACAAGAAGACGACCTGCACGGGCGTCGAGATGTTCCGCAAGCTTCTGGACCAGGGCGAGGCCGGCGACAACGTTGGTCTGCTGCTGCGCGGTATCGAGCGTGATGCCGTCGAGCGCGGCCAGGTGCTGTGCAAGCCGGGTTCGGTGACGCCGCACACGAAGTTCGAGGCCGAGGCGTATATCCTGACCAAGGAAGAGGGTGGCCGTCACACGCCGTTCTTCGCCAACTACCGTCCGCAGTTCTACTTCCGCACGACGGACGTGACGGGCACGGTGACGCTGCCCGAGGGCACGGAGATGGTGATGCCGGGTGACAACCTGAAGTTCGAGGTCGAGCTGATCGCGCCGATCGCGATGGAAGACGGCCTGCGCTTCGCCATCCGCGAAGGCGGCCGCACCGTCGGCGCCGGCGTCGTGTCGAAGATCGTCGAGTGA
- the rpsJ gene encoding 30S ribosomal protein S10 has product MAVASQNIRIRLKAFDYRVLDASTQEIVNTAKRTGADVRGPIPLPNKIEKFTVLRGPHVNKKSRDQFEIRTHKRLLDIVDPTPQTVDALMKLDLAAGVDVQISV; this is encoded by the coding sequence ATGGCCGTAGCTAGCCAAAACATCCGTATCCGCCTGAAGGCGTTCGACTACCGTGTGCTGGACGCCAGCACGCAGGAGATCGTGAACACCGCCAAGCGGACCGGCGCAGACGTACGCGGGCCCATCCCGCTGCCGAACAAGATCGAGAAGTTCACCGTTCTGCGTGGCCCCCACGTGAACAAGAAATCGCGCGATCAGTTCGAGATCCGGACGCACAAGCGTCTCTTGGACATCGTTGATCCCACGCCCCAGACCGTCGACGCGCTGATGAAGCTCGACCTGGCTGCCGGCGTGGACGTGCAAATCTCGGTTTAA
- the rplC gene encoding 50S ribosomal protein L3, whose amino-acid sequence MLRSGVIAKKVGMTRLFMEDGKQIPVTVLQLDKLQVVAQRTPEEHGYAAVQLGAGTAKAKRTSKAMRGHFAVAKVEPKRKVAEFRVAPENMIDVGEEITANHYFEGQFVDVSGTSIGKGFAGAMKRHNFGGLRASHGVSISHRSHGSTGQCQDPGKVFKGKKMAGHMGAARVTTQNLQVVKTDADRGLIMVKGAVPGSKGGWVTIKDAVKKPFPESAILPAALKSAAAEAEKAAEEAAAAAAAEAEAEAQRLAEEQAAQEAAALKEAEADIEAEKSDDAGEEKKDGEE is encoded by the coding sequence ATGTTGCGCTCTGGTGTAATCGCAAAGAAAGTCGGCATGACCCGGCTTTTCATGGAAGACGGCAAGCAGATCCCTGTGACCGTTCTTCAACTGGACAAACTGCAGGTCGTCGCCCAACGCACGCCCGAAGAACACGGCTATGCCGCTGTTCAGCTGGGTGCAGGGACCGCCAAGGCGAAACGGACGTCGAAAGCCATGCGTGGCCATTTCGCCGTCGCCAAGGTGGAACCCAAGCGCAAGGTCGCGGAATTCCGCGTGGCGCCCGAGAACATGATCGACGTGGGCGAGGAAATCACCGCGAACCACTATTTCGAAGGTCAGTTCGTGGACGTTTCCGGCACCTCGATCGGTAAGGGCTTTGCGGGTGCGATGAAGCGGCACAACTTCGGCGGTCTGCGGGCCAGCCACGGTGTGTCGATCAGCCACCGCTCGCACGGCTCCACCGGTCAGTGTCAGGACCCCGGCAAGGTGTTCAAGGGCAAGAAGATGGCCGGTCACATGGGTGCTGCCCGCGTGACGACGCAGAACCTGCAAGTGGTGAAAACCGACGCCGACCGTGGCCTGATCATGGTCAAGGGCGCGGTTCCCGGCTCGAAAGGTGGTTGGGTGACGATCAAGGATGCGGTGAAGAAACCGTTCCCGGAAAGCGCCATTCTGCCCGCCGCTCTGAAATCGGCCGCAGCCGAAGCAGAGAAAGCCGCGGAAGAAGCCGCAGCCGCCGCAGCCGCCGAGGCCGAGGCCGAAGCACAGCGCCTGGCCGAAGAGCAGGCAGCCCAGGAAGCCGCCGCGCTGAAAGAGGCCGAAGCCGATATCGAGGCTGAAAAGTCCGATGATGCCGGCGAAGAGAAGAAGGACGGTGAGGAATGA
- the rplD gene encoding 50S ribosomal protein L4: MKLDVIKLDGGKAGSVELSGEIFDLDPRADILHRVVRWQRNKAQQGTHKVKTRSEVSYSTKKIYRQKGTGGARHGDRGAPIFRKGGIYKGPVPRSHAHDLPKKVRQLGLKHALSAKAKAGELVVIEAAEGAAKTKELAKQVKDLGWKRALIIDGAEVNEGFARAAANIDGLDVLPSMGANVYDILKRDTLVLTKAGVEALEARLK, translated from the coding sequence ATGAAACTCGACGTGATCAAACTCGACGGCGGCAAAGCCGGTTCGGTCGAGCTCTCGGGCGAGATCTTTGATCTCGATCCGCGTGCCGACATCCTGCACCGCGTGGTCCGCTGGCAGCGCAATAAGGCGCAGCAGGGCACTCACAAGGTGAAAACCCGGTCCGAGGTCAGCTATTCGACCAAGAAGATCTATCGCCAGAAGGGCACCGGTGGCGCACGCCACGGCGACCGCGGCGCGCCGATCTTCCGCAAGGGCGGCATCTACAAGGGCCCGGTCCCGCGCAGCCATGCGCATGACCTGCCCAAGAAGGTGCGTCAGCTGGGCCTGAAGCACGCGCTGTCGGCCAAGGCCAAGGCGGGTGAACTGGTCGTGATCGAGGCCGCCGAAGGTGCCGCCAAGACCAAGGAACTGGCCAAGCAGGTCAAGGACCTGGGCTGGAAGCGCGCGCTGATCATCGACGGCGCCGAGGTGAACGAGGGCTTTGCCCGCGCCGCGGCCAACATCGACGGTCTGGACGTGCTGCCCAGCATGGGCGCGAACGTATACGACATCCTCAAGCGCGACACGCTCGTGCTGACCAAGGCGGGTGTCGAAGCACTGGAGGCTCGGTTGAAATGA
- a CDS encoding 50S ribosomal protein L23, with the protein MSAKAEHYDVIRKPVITEKATMASEANAVVFEVAMDAAKPQIKEAVEALFGVKVKAVNTSITKGKQKRFRGIMGRRKDVKKAYVTLEEGNTIDVTTGL; encoded by the coding sequence ATGAGCGCGAAAGCAGAACATTACGATGTGATCCGCAAGCCCGTGATCACCGAGAAGGCCACGATGGCGTCGGAAGCGAACGCCGTTGTTTTCGAGGTGGCCATGGACGCCGCGAAACCCCAGATCAAGGAGGCCGTCGAGGCGCTCTTTGGTGTGAAGGTGAAAGCGGTCAACACGTCCATCACCAAGGGCAAGCAAAAGCGGTTCCGTGGCATCATGGGCCGCCGCAAGGACGTCAAGAAAGCCTACGTGACGCTCGAAGAGGGCAACACGATCGACGTGACGACCGGGCTTTGA
- a CDS encoding cold-shock protein, producing MANGTVKWFNTTKGYGFIAPESGGKDVFVHISAVERSGLTGLADDQKVTYDLESGRDGRESAVNIALA from the coding sequence ATGGCCAACGGCACCGTGAAATGGTTTAACACCACCAAAGGCTACGGCTTTATCGCACCGGAATCGGGCGGCAAGGACGTTTTCGTTCACATCTCGGCCGTCGAGCGTTCGGGCCTGACCGGCCTGGCCGACGATCAGAAGGTCACCTATGACCTGGAATCCGGCCGTGACGGACGCGAGAGCGCCGTCAACATCGCGCTGGCGTAA